A part of candidate division KSB1 bacterium genomic DNA contains:
- a CDS encoding YCF48-related protein — protein MGTGSTVLRTIDGGLTWEKVNIDTEQKYMLADIFFIDDQQGWIVGGNGSNGGSSIILHTTDGGNYWQFQRAPTLNHLTSVFFKDEVHGWITGAHGTLLSTENGGVDWHLAVKATSNALIAVSFVDKEHGWAIGTSTLIHTKDGGTTWVSCDTLEGNDIVFVDRHKGWFVHAAKGIYHTEDGGNTWQLQYGIKGFYRISFADSLHGWAISSDSAGADILHTQDGGKSWLHQFRLPSPSMQSIFFANSLMGWAVGDSGVIYHTDDGGKSWKFQHEGIKGEYILNDVFFVNDSTGWVVGGTGIWHTTNGGKLWQRQLCPLNWEESLQAVHFTDENHGWAGSLGVMLYTEDGGKHWHRYYSQDFDFWRNDIYFIDRDHGWAVGSYGAVYKWSGNALAIADTKQEELPKHFELQQNYPNPFSPQLSLSGTKINYSLPTSAPVSIKIFNLLGQIVYIFDEREQPPCNHSITWNGQDNFGNILPNGIYFYQVQAGKEIRVGKMTLLR, from the coding sequence GTGGGTACTGGTTCAACCGTGTTACGAACTATTGACGGAGGTTTAACCTGGGAAAAAGTTAATATAGATACAGAACAAAAATACATGTTAGCGGATATTTTCTTTATTGATGATCAACAAGGCTGGATAGTTGGGGGAAATGGTTCTAATGGTGGCAGTAGCATTATTTTGCACACTACCGACGGTGGTAATTATTGGCAATTTCAACGTGCACCGACTTTAAATCACCTTACCAGTGTCTTTTTCAAAGATGAGGTTCATGGATGGATCACTGGAGCCCATGGAACGTTACTCAGTACCGAGAACGGCGGTGTCGATTGGCACCTGGCAGTGAAAGCCACCTCCAACGCTCTGATTGCTGTATCATTTGTCGATAAAGAGCATGGGTGGGCTATCGGAACCAGCACTCTCATTCATACCAAAGATGGCGGCACGACCTGGGTTTCCTGCGACACTTTAGAGGGTAACGATATCGTCTTTGTAGATCGGCACAAGGGTTGGTTTGTTCATGCTGCAAAAGGCATTTACCATACCGAAGATGGAGGCAATACTTGGCAATTACAGTACGGTATCAAAGGCTTTTATCGCATTTCATTTGCTGATTCCCTTCATGGATGGGCGATTAGCTCGGATAGTGCAGGTGCTGATATTCTCCATACCCAGGATGGTGGCAAATCCTGGCTGCATCAGTTTCGCTTGCCGTCCCCTTCAATGCAAAGTATCTTTTTTGCTAATTCTTTGATGGGCTGGGCTGTAGGTGACTCTGGTGTAATTTATCACACCGATGATGGTGGAAAATCATGGAAATTTCAGCATGAGGGGATTAAAGGGGAGTATATCTTGAACGATGTTTTTTTCGTCAATGATAGTACAGGTTGGGTTGTAGGGGGGACCGGCATTTGGCACACAACTAATGGAGGAAAATTATGGCAGCGCCAATTGTGCCCTCTTAATTGGGAGGAATCCTTGCAGGCTGTCCATTTTACTGATGAAAACCATGGCTGGGCTGGAAGCTTAGGAGTCATGCTATATACTGAGGATGGAGGCAAACATTGGCATCGTTACTATTCCCAGGATTTTGACTTTTGGCGTAACGACATCTACTTTATCGATCGTGACCACGGCTGGGCAGTTGGCTCGTATGGCGCGGTATACAAGTGGAGCGGCAATGCGCTTGCGATAGCTGATACCAAGCAAGAAGAATTGCCCAAACATTTTGAATTGCAGCAAAATTATCCCAATCCATTTTCGCCGCAGCTGAGTTTATCAGGGACGAAGATCAATTATTCTCTACCAACTTCAGCACCGGTATCAATTAAGATTTTTAACCTGCTAGGTCAGATAGTCTATATATTTGATGAAAGAGAACAACCGCCTTGCAATCATTCAATCACCTGGAATGGCCAAGATAATTTTGGAAACATATTACCCAATGGAATTTATTTTTACCAAGTTCAAGCTGGAAAGGAAATAAGAGTTGGTAAAATGACATTGCTTCGCTAA
- a CDS encoding YCF48-related protein, giving the protein MVETNMDTLPLNNGYFCNMNNGTMVGDFGMITHTEDGGKNWIRQNSGADVFLYAVFFIDSLTGWCGGRNGMILYTKDGGKNWNQQDTHQGTIILDLIFLDKNRG; this is encoded by the coding sequence CTGGTTGAAACTAATATGGATACGCTTCCTTTGAACAACGGCTATTTCTGCAACATGAATAATGGGACAATGGTCGGCGACTTTGGAATGATCACTCATACTGAAGATGGCGGCAAAAATTGGATCAGGCAGAATAGTGGTGCTGATGTTTTTCTCTATGCGGTATTTTTTATCGATAGTTTGACTGGGTGGTGTGGAGGGCGAAATGGCATGATATTGTACACGAAAGATGGTGGAAAAAACTGGAACCAGCAGGATACTCATCAGGGGACTATAATTTTAGATTTGATTTTCTTAGATAAAAACCGTGGTTAG
- a CDS encoding YCF48-related protein, whose amino-acid sequence MKPKYILLGAILYVLCACANSLLFAQGSWDQVRRADWEFGLQKVHFPSEKNGFILGTHNKLLVTSDGGQSWSRFQFQDSLEENLKGFNKNICFFDSCKGMIIGHGFLLKTIDAG is encoded by the coding sequence ATGAAACCGAAATATATTTTACTTGGAGCGATTCTTTATGTCTTATGTGCTTGTGCTAACTCATTATTATTTGCCCAGGGTTCCTGGGACCAGGTACGCAGGGCTGATTGGGAATTTGGATTACAAAAAGTACACTTTCCCAGCGAGAAAAACGGATTTATTTTAGGTACCCATAACAAGTTGTTGGTTACCAGCGACGGTGGCCAAAGCTGGAGCCGTTTTCAGTTTCAAGATTCGCTTGAAGAAAACCTAAAAGGCTTCAATAAAAATATTTGCTTTTTCGATAGCTGTAAGGGAATGATAATAGGACATGGATTTCTTTTAAAGACCATCGATGCCGGCTAA
- the obgE gene encoding GTPase ObgE, translating into MFIDQAKIVTIAGRGGDGVVSFRREKYVPKGGPDGGDGGKGGDVIIEADLNLQTLLDFRYRTKFKAQSGRHGQGANKTGRSGEDLIIRVPLGTIIKDDETGELLADLVTPGQRAIVARGGKGGRGNARFATPTNQTPRTAEPGEPGESRTILLELKLIADVGLVGLPNVGKSTLLSRLTAARPKIADYPFTTLTPNLGIVQFKDHRSFVIADIPGLIEGAAQGKGLGLEFLRHIERTKVLAFLIEVTSENIFRDYEILRKELNAYNSDLLSRPSLIVLTKADLASSHEPQGKEQIMGLGIPIQKISALTGEGLESLKNEMWRLIEKSDKRNL; encoded by the coding sequence ATGTTTATAGATCAGGCGAAAATTGTCACGATTGCAGGTCGAGGCGGCGATGGGGTAGTAAGCTTTCGCAGAGAAAAATATGTGCCCAAAGGTGGCCCAGACGGAGGCGATGGCGGCAAAGGAGGGGATGTGATCATTGAAGCAGATCTAAATCTGCAAACATTGCTGGATTTTCGCTACCGCACCAAATTTAAGGCGCAATCGGGCCGACATGGTCAAGGGGCAAATAAGACTGGCCGCAGTGGCGAGGACCTGATCATTCGGGTACCATTAGGTACTATCATTAAAGATGACGAAACTGGAGAGCTGCTGGCTGACCTTGTGACGCCAGGTCAAAGAGCGATTGTTGCGCGCGGAGGTAAAGGCGGCCGCGGCAATGCCCGCTTTGCTACCCCAACCAATCAGACGCCGCGCACTGCCGAACCAGGTGAGCCTGGTGAGTCGCGAACGATTTTATTGGAATTGAAATTAATCGCTGATGTCGGCCTCGTCGGTTTGCCCAATGTGGGAAAGTCCACCTTGCTTTCCCGATTGACGGCTGCACGACCTAAAATAGCGGACTACCCATTTACCACATTAACTCCCAATTTAGGCATCGTGCAGTTCAAAGATCATCGCAGTTTCGTGATAGCAGATATTCCCGGTCTCATCGAAGGGGCAGCCCAAGGGAAAGGATTGGGATTGGAATTTTTAAGGCATATCGAGCGAACCAAAGTGCTGGCGTTCTTGATCGAAGTGACCTCAGAGAATATTTTTCGTGATTATGAAATTTTAAGAAAAGAATTAAATGCATATAATTCGGATTTATTATCACGACCATCCTTGATTGTATTAACCAAGGCTGATTTAGCTTCATCTCATGAACCACAAGGCAAAGAACAAATTATGGGGCTGGGAATTCCAATCCAAAAAATATCCGCCTTGACAGGAGAAGGATTAGAGAGTTTAAAAAATGAAATGTGGAGGCTAATTGAAAAATCAGATAAAAGAAATTTATGA
- a CDS encoding isocitrate/isopropylmalate family dehydrogenase yields the protein MNQEVLERAKQHFEALVKEQLERVERMKQADDWIDYSKLKPIIVGVCWGDGIGPIISKETVRVLSSLLEKELKEGKIVFRDIEGLTIENRAKHMKAIPDDVLEEIKACHVILKAPTTTPEKGDQWPNIESANVAMRRYLDLFANVRPVKVPKEGIDWIFFRENTEGAYVLGSKGIQVTEDLAFDFTVCTKQGAERIIRMAFDYAAKNNINHVTVVTKANVVKTTDGLFLETAKRIAQEYPQVKWEGWYIDIMTAKLVDPKRRTQFRVVVLPNLYGDILTDEAAEFQGGVGTAGSANIGKRYAMFEAIHGSAPRMIKEGRGKYADPSSLIRAGAMMLRHIGFGDKAEKLEMALDICGQYEKKLVITGRDTGATAEEFGNYLMETMKDPNLKARWESYVK from the coding sequence ATGAATCAAGAGGTGTTGGAGCGAGCCAAACAGCACTTTGAAGCTCTTGTCAAAGAACAACTCGAACGCGTGGAGCGAATGAAACAGGCTGATGATTGGATCGATTATTCGAAATTAAAACCGATTATCGTGGGGGTTTGTTGGGGAGATGGTATTGGCCCCATTATTTCGAAGGAAACGGTGCGCGTGTTATCTTCGCTATTGGAAAAAGAATTGAAGGAGGGAAAAATTGTCTTTCGCGACATTGAAGGTCTAACGATTGAGAACCGTGCCAAACACATGAAAGCGATTCCAGATGATGTGCTGGAGGAGATCAAAGCGTGTCATGTGATTTTGAAAGCGCCGACGACCACTCCAGAGAAAGGCGACCAGTGGCCTAATATCGAAAGCGCCAATGTAGCCATGCGCCGTTATCTGGACCTGTTTGCGAATGTCCGACCTGTAAAAGTACCCAAAGAAGGGATCGATTGGATCTTTTTCCGAGAAAATACCGAGGGAGCTTATGTGCTGGGCTCGAAAGGAATTCAAGTCACCGAAGATTTAGCTTTTGATTTTACTGTTTGTACGAAGCAAGGAGCTGAGCGGATTATTCGAATGGCGTTCGATTATGCGGCTAAAAATAATATCAATCATGTCACCGTGGTGACCAAAGCGAACGTGGTGAAAACAACAGACGGATTGTTCTTAGAAACAGCAAAGCGGATCGCCCAGGAATATCCCCAGGTAAAATGGGAGGGCTGGTATATTGATATTATGACCGCAAAATTAGTAGATCCAAAGCGACGCACCCAATTCCGAGTGGTAGTCCTCCCAAATCTTTATGGCGATATATTGACCGATGAGGCAGCGGAGTTTCAAGGTGGTGTCGGAACGGCTGGTTCGGCCAACATTGGCAAGCGCTATGCCATGTTCGAGGCAATTCATGGAAGTGCTCCGCGCATGATCAAAGAGGGCCGCGGTAAATATGCTGATCCGAGCAGCTTGATCCGCGCTGGGGCAATGATGCTGCGCCACATTGGGTTCGGGGATAAAGCTGAAAAGTTGGAGATGGCATTGGATATCTGTGGCCAGTATGAGAAAAAGCTGGTGATCACTGGACGCGATACTGGGGCAACCGCTGAGGAATTTGGAAATTATCTCATGGAGACGATGAAAGATCCCAACCTGAAGGCCCGCTGGGAAAGCTATGTCAAATAG
- a CDS encoding M28 family peptidase — MNQYSVAKKKFYLVVFSFLLLGVLSCFLNSDITCCQPSDANAPYASIARAIIDTALVNPHAYSLLRELCYNIGPRLCGSPQAAAAVEWSRQVMTKLGFDNVHLQPVTVPHWERGDIEEAAIINSSLIGTVPLSVCALGGSVATPETGIVAEVIEVRSLKEAAALGRKAQGKIVFYNRPMDPKTINTFAGYGGAVDQRTLGAIEAAKVGAVAVLVRSITTRKDNIPHTGLMHYDASVPKIPAAAVSTVAADLLSQLIAQEKNVRVRLRLSCQNYPMVQSANVIGEIRGTERPDEVILIGGHLDSWDVGHGAHDDGAGCVQTIEALRLIKCLRLKPKRTIRAVLFMCEEFGIFGGPAYADSIRKMALKHIAAIEADRGGFTPRGFGINADDRIVEKLKRWQYLFEPIDAANIFRGGGGADISPLEPHGTITIGLMVDFHRYFDYHHSANDVFEAVNERELELGAAALAIFAYVLAMEGI; from the coding sequence ATGAATCAATACTCAGTCGCGAAGAAAAAATTTTATTTGGTTGTTTTTTCTTTTCTGCTGCTTGGGGTTTTGAGTTGCTTTTTGAATAGCGACATTACCTGTTGCCAGCCGTCCGATGCGAACGCGCCCTATGCTTCGATCGCCCGCGCGATCATCGATACCGCCTTGGTTAACCCGCACGCTTACTCACTTCTGCGAGAGCTCTGTTACAATATTGGTCCCCGTCTTTGCGGCTCTCCCCAGGCGGCCGCTGCTGTGGAGTGGAGCCGCCAGGTCATGACCAAATTAGGTTTTGACAATGTCCATTTGCAGCCAGTAACGGTCCCGCATTGGGAACGCGGCGATATCGAAGAAGCTGCAATCATCAATTCGTCGCTGATCGGCACGGTTCCGCTCTCAGTTTGTGCGCTTGGGGGAAGCGTGGCAACGCCAGAAACGGGAATTGTGGCGGAAGTGATCGAGGTGCGAAGCTTAAAAGAGGCCGCAGCATTGGGCCGAAAAGCTCAGGGGAAAATTGTGTTTTACAACCGTCCGATGGATCCGAAAACCATTAATACTTTTGCCGGGTATGGTGGCGCAGTAGACCAACGGACGCTGGGCGCAATTGAGGCAGCAAAAGTCGGAGCTGTTGCTGTCTTGGTCCGCTCCATCACCACGCGAAAGGATAACATCCCTCACACTGGATTAATGCATTACGATGCCTCGGTGCCTAAGATCCCTGCTGCCGCGGTCAGCACGGTTGCGGCTGATTTGCTCAGCCAGTTAATCGCTCAAGAGAAAAATGTGCGCGTGAGACTGCGGTTGAGCTGCCAAAATTATCCGATGGTCCAATCGGCCAATGTGATCGGAGAAATTAGAGGCACGGAGAGACCCGATGAGGTAATTCTGATTGGAGGGCATTTGGATAGCTGGGATGTTGGACATGGGGCGCATGACGACGGCGCTGGCTGCGTCCAGACGATCGAGGCGCTTCGATTGATCAAATGCTTAAGGCTCAAGCCTAAACGCACGATCCGGGCGGTGTTGTTTATGTGCGAGGAATTCGGTATTTTCGGAGGGCCCGCTTATGCCGATAGCATCCGCAAAATGGCTCTTAAACACATTGCCGCCATCGAAGCAGATCGCGGTGGGTTCACTCCCCGAGGTTTCGGCATCAATGCTGACGATCGAATCGTAGAAAAATTGAAACGCTGGCAATACCTATTTGAGCCAATCGATGCTGCTAACATTTTCCGCGGCGGCGGTGGCGCCGATATCTCACCGCTTGAACCACATGGCACCATTACCATCGGCCTTATGGTGGATTTCCATCGCTATTTCGATTATCATCATTCAGCCAATGATGTATTTGAAGCAGTGAACGAGCGTGAATTGGAATTAGGCGCAGCAGCTCTGGCAATCTTTGCTTATGTTCTGGCAATGGAGGGAATATAA
- the thiI gene encoding tRNA 4-thiouridine(8) synthase ThiI gives MKSNEENFQNAPISFIIHYSEIGLKKGNRGFFESRLRENIQQALRGCTEPRIKMDFGRFILEIEDEGAIEQVIERLSQVIGIAHFCVAYQGDPDVQILREQIYEKLKTVDFRSFKVATRRVDKDYPHTSVEVNQLVGEKIFLGLNKTVDLHNPDLTCFIEIFNKRIYFYFDRHEGIRGLPVGSSGRVVSLISSGIDSPVASYLMMTRGCRVVFVHFHSFPFTNKASYHNAIRLAKQLTRYQYNSRLYLVPLVKVQEAIIMHAPAKLRLILYRRMMLRIAEAIAKKERCKALVTGESLGQVASQTLDNIGVISQACTLPILRPLIGLDKEWIIARAKQLETFPISIEPYDDCCSYLVPKSPETHARLDEVVAAENAIENWPSLVAEAVASAELKKLEFPESESAE, from the coding sequence ATGAAATCCAACGAAGAAAATTTCCAAAACGCACCAATCTCTTTTATCATTCATTACAGCGAAATTGGTTTGAAAAAAGGAAACCGCGGCTTCTTTGAAAGTCGACTGCGGGAAAATATACAGCAAGCGCTTCGGGGGTGCACCGAGCCAAGAATAAAAATGGATTTTGGACGATTCATCCTTGAAATAGAAGATGAGGGAGCCATTGAACAAGTAATTGAACGATTATCTCAGGTGATTGGGATCGCGCATTTCTGTGTCGCGTATCAAGGCGATCCAGACGTTCAGATCTTGAGGGAACAGATTTATGAGAAATTGAAAACGGTGGATTTTCGCTCGTTCAAAGTCGCCACTCGGCGTGTTGATAAAGACTATCCGCACACTTCTGTGGAGGTCAATCAATTGGTCGGCGAGAAAATTTTTCTTGGATTAAACAAAACAGTTGATCTTCACAATCCTGATTTGACCTGCTTCATCGAAATCTTCAATAAAAGGATCTATTTTTATTTTGATCGCCATGAAGGAATTCGTGGCTTGCCAGTTGGCAGCAGTGGCCGTGTGGTAAGCTTAATATCCTCTGGGATCGATTCTCCGGTAGCTTCATATTTGATGATGACGAGGGGCTGTCGTGTGGTGTTCGTTCATTTTCATAGTTTCCCGTTTACAAACAAAGCCTCATATCATAATGCGATCCGATTAGCGAAGCAGTTGACACGATATCAATATAATAGTCGTCTTTATTTGGTGCCGCTTGTTAAAGTCCAGGAAGCAATCATTATGCACGCACCCGCTAAATTGCGCTTGATCCTTTACCGACGCATGATGTTGCGGATCGCCGAAGCGATCGCCAAAAAGGAACGCTGTAAAGCGCTGGTAACTGGGGAGAGCCTTGGCCAGGTGGCATCGCAAACGCTGGATAATATTGGTGTGATTTCGCAGGCGTGCACCTTGCCGATTTTGCGCCCATTGATCGGATTGGACAAAGAATGGATCATTGCACGGGCCAAGCAGCTCGAGACCTTCCCAATTTCGATTGAACCGTACGATGATTGCTGCAGCTATTTGGTCCCAAAGAGTCCTGAAACGCATGCCCGATTGGATGAAGTTGTGGCGGCAGAAAACGCGATCGAAAATTGGCCATCATTAGTGGCAGAGGCTGTGGCAAGTGCCGAACTCAAAAAATTAGAATTCCCTGAGAGCGAATCAGCAGAGTAA
- a CDS encoding STAS domain-containing protein, with product MEGIQLSVKQAGANNNISVIKVGGYIDTTTSAELEHSLEQLLAANCYNIIIDLANVDYISSAGWGIFISEIKGIREKGGDLKLVSMIPDVYEVFELLEFHYILKAFDTLEDAIADFDKTRPKGEPLQPAMIEEERPAISKPRAAQPAEPVGKRDDYLDRMMKVEAKDKTIEEKIQQLVKENPDYGSIKIMRELNTPRYGNIKLSWFQVLKYLKQLELNSKKKRIKFFQKFASKN from the coding sequence ATGGAAGGAATCCAACTGTCAGTGAAACAAGCAGGCGCAAATAATAATATTTCGGTTATTAAAGTGGGCGGCTATATTGATACCACGACTTCTGCCGAATTGGAGCACTCGCTTGAACAATTATTAGCCGCTAATTGTTATAATATCATCATTGATTTGGCCAATGTGGATTATATCAGTAGCGCTGGATGGGGGATTTTCATCAGCGAGATTAAAGGGATTCGCGAAAAAGGCGGCGATCTAAAGCTGGTGAGTATGATCCCTGATGTATATGAAGTTTTTGAGCTTTTAGAGTTTCATTATATTTTGAAGGCGTTTGATACGCTTGAAGATGCCATTGCAGATTTTGATAAAACTCGGCCAAAAGGCGAGCCATTACAACCGGCAATGATCGAGGAAGAGCGGCCAGCTATTTCCAAGCCACGAGCTGCCCAACCAGCAGAACCCGTTGGCAAACGAGATGACTATCTTGATCGCATGATGAAAGTGGAAGCAAAGGACAAAACCATCGAAGAAAAGATTCAGCAGCTCGTCAAAGAAAATCCAGATTACGGTAGCATCAAAATTATGCGAGAATTGAATACGCCGCGATATGGTAATATCAAGCTTAGCTGGTTCCAAGTGCTCAAATATCTCAAGCAGCTCGAATTGAACTCCAAAAAGAAGCGGATTAAATTCTTTCAAAAATTTGCTTCCAAAAATTGA